The proteins below come from a single Microbacterium sp. SLBN-154 genomic window:
- a CDS encoding HNH endonuclease yields the protein MRSNPRLTLLSDEDRSELTVILAEVEEAQGLLAAAEAAQTRVLAKAGAFAARLAEGSTAVVKDRDMALRGVAAEIAAAVRLSDRAVQRQIDSAFALVNDYPATVHCLEKGLLTRAHVAVVEDVGRRVPFELKGEFDQLAAEICLDETPGRARADLEVLAERMNPRSLTERHAGAFRERKIVRYPIGDGMSELRSVHSTVLIEGIFQRITDEANAVIAARESNPGDGVTADTRSLDEVRADLFADMLLTSTPGIGPTGDLPGGLGAIKAKVQVVIPVMALMGQSDVPCDLAGVGPIDANTARLLAGNSDGTWERLLTHPVTGLTMAVDQYRPTAAMDRFLKGRDKHCRWPGCRMPARKCEVDHNHDAALGGKTEICNLCCLCQRHHSMKQFTAWKVRQLDGGVIEWTSPTGRVYTDNPPGHGVHFSPEEDVPDDLWVKWTTFTGEFRITDQPVDNPNEPAPF from the coding sequence ATGCGTTCGAACCCGCGGCTCACCCTCCTCAGTGACGAGGACCGGTCCGAGCTGACCGTGATCCTCGCGGAGGTTGAGGAGGCGCAGGGTCTGCTCGCGGCAGCTGAGGCGGCGCAGACCCGCGTGCTGGCGAAGGCGGGGGCGTTCGCGGCGCGGTTGGCGGAGGGGTCGACGGCGGTGGTGAAGGACCGGGACATGGCACTGCGGGGTGTGGCAGCCGAGATCGCGGCGGCGGTGCGACTGTCGGACCGAGCGGTCCAACGACAGATCGATTCTGCTTTCGCGTTGGTGAATGACTACCCCGCGACGGTGCATTGCCTGGAGAAGGGGTTGCTGACGCGGGCGCATGTCGCGGTGGTGGAGGATGTCGGGCGTCGCGTGCCCTTCGAGCTCAAGGGTGAGTTCGATCAGCTCGCGGCGGAGATCTGTCTGGACGAGACGCCGGGTCGTGCCCGCGCGGATTTGGAGGTCTTGGCGGAGCGGATGAACCCGCGGTCGCTCACGGAGCGGCATGCGGGGGCGTTCCGTGAGCGGAAGATCGTCCGCTACCCGATCGGTGACGGGATGTCGGAGCTGCGGTCTGTGCACTCCACGGTGCTCATCGAGGGGATCTTCCAACGCATCACCGACGAGGCGAACGCGGTCATCGCCGCTCGGGAGTCGAACCCGGGTGACGGTGTCACTGCGGACACCCGATCCCTGGACGAGGTCCGGGCTGACCTGTTCGCCGATATGCTCCTCACCTCCACCCCCGGGATCGGCCCGACCGGTGACCTGCCGGGCGGGTTGGGGGCGATCAAGGCGAAGGTGCAGGTCGTCATCCCCGTGATGGCGTTGATGGGTCAGAGCGATGTCCCGTGTGATCTCGCCGGGGTGGGGCCGATCGACGCAAACACCGCCCGGCTGCTCGCGGGGAACAGTGACGGGACGTGGGAGCGGCTGCTGACTCACCCGGTCACGGGGTTGACGATGGCGGTGGACCAGTACCGGCCGACCGCAGCGATGGACCGATTCTTGAAGGGCCGCGACAAGCACTGTCGGTGGCCGGGATGCCGGATGCCCGCCCGGAAGTGCGAGGTCGACCACAACCACGACGCCGCCCTCGGCGGGAAGACAGAGATCTGCAACCTGTGCTGCCTGTGTCAACGGCACCACAGCATGAAACAGTTCACCGCCTGGAAAGTCCGACAACTCGACGGTGGGGTCATCGAGTGGACCTCCCCGACGGGGCGGGTGTATACCGACAACCCACCGGGTCATGGGGTGCACTTCTCACCGGAAGAGGACGTCCCCGACGATCTGTGGGTGAAATGGACCACCTTTACCGGAGAATTCCGGATCACCGACCAACCCGTCGACAATCCAAACGAACCCGCGCCCTTCTGA
- a CDS encoding Lrp/AsnC family transcriptional regulator — MKSQGGDPLDDNDLRILRLLQRDGDLTNRALAERLGLAESTCAHRVRTLRARGVIRGSQVRFSETALGYPIQALIRVRLGSHSASRVRELFDALCEIPSALRVFHVAGVDDFLVHVAVRDPEALRDVVLEHITVHPVVRATETQLLFEVRDGQGPSI; from the coding sequence ATGAAATCCCAAGGCGGTGACCCGCTCGATGACAACGACCTTCGCATCCTGCGGTTGCTTCAGCGCGACGGCGATCTCACCAACCGTGCCCTTGCCGAACGGCTCGGCCTGGCCGAGTCGACGTGTGCCCATCGGGTGCGCACGCTGCGCGCGCGGGGAGTGATCCGCGGATCGCAGGTGCGCTTCAGTGAGACTGCGCTGGGCTATCCCATCCAGGCTCTCATCCGCGTACGACTGGGAAGTCACTCCGCCTCTCGTGTTCGCGAGCTGTTCGACGCGCTGTGTGAGATCCCGTCTGCGCTGCGCGTCTTCCACGTCGCCGGAGTGGACGACTTCCTCGTCCATGTGGCCGTGCGCGATCCCGAAGCGCTGCGGGACGTGGTGCTGGAGCACATCACCGTGCACCCCGTAGTGCGGGCGACCGAGACGCAGCTCCTTTTCGAGGTGCGCGATGGCCAGGGTCCCTCCATCTGA
- a CDS encoding trans-sulfuration enzyme family protein translates to MESAHRHRDTVAVHAGRADLEGLGVHALPIDLSTTNPIPNLEAGGLSYESMASGGHPLAEGGLVYARLWNPTVARFECALAELEGTEEAVAFASGMAAMTAAIIAHSAASGRSHVIAVRPLYGGTDHLLSSGLLGIDVTYCREDEIAAAIRPETGLIVVETPANPTLDLVDIAGVVASAGTVPVLVDNTFATPLLQNPVALGAAMSLHSATKYLGGHGDVIAGVIACGAETAAALRRVRAVTGGLLHPLGAYLLHRGLPTLPVRLERQQGTARRLVAWLQEQPEIAEVHYPGLDGDPRGLLRRQMRGTGAMIAVTLRGGFEAAAAVTSAVAIFTHAVSLGGVDSLIQHPAALTHRPVPPHARPDAGLVRLSIGLEHVDDLRDDLARALRAIPAELVSA, encoded by the coding sequence ATGGAATCTGCACACCGCCACCGCGACACGGTCGCCGTGCACGCCGGACGGGCCGACCTCGAGGGTCTCGGCGTTCACGCGCTCCCGATCGACCTGTCGACCACGAACCCCATCCCCAACCTGGAAGCCGGCGGGCTGTCCTACGAATCCATGGCGAGCGGGGGTCACCCGCTCGCCGAAGGCGGGCTCGTCTATGCGCGGTTGTGGAATCCCACCGTCGCCCGCTTCGAGTGCGCGCTGGCCGAGCTCGAGGGCACCGAGGAGGCTGTCGCATTCGCCTCGGGCATGGCGGCGATGACCGCCGCGATCATCGCACACAGTGCAGCGTCCGGAAGGTCGCATGTCATCGCGGTGCGCCCGCTCTACGGCGGGACCGATCACCTGCTCTCGTCGGGACTGCTCGGCATCGATGTCACGTACTGCCGCGAAGACGAGATCGCCGCCGCGATCCGACCCGAGACCGGGCTGATCGTCGTCGAGACGCCCGCCAACCCCACGCTCGACCTCGTCGACATCGCGGGTGTGGTGGCGTCGGCCGGCACCGTCCCTGTCCTCGTCGACAACACGTTCGCAACGCCACTGCTGCAGAATCCGGTCGCGCTCGGAGCGGCGATGTCGCTGCACAGTGCGACGAAGTACCTCGGCGGCCACGGCGACGTCATCGCCGGTGTCATCGCGTGCGGCGCCGAGACCGCCGCCGCGCTGCGTCGTGTGCGCGCGGTGACCGGCGGACTCCTGCACCCCCTCGGCGCATATCTGCTGCACCGAGGACTGCCGACCCTGCCGGTGCGCCTGGAACGGCAGCAGGGTACGGCGCGCCGACTGGTGGCATGGCTGCAGGAGCAGCCGGAGATCGCCGAGGTGCACTACCCCGGCCTCGACGGGGATCCCCGCGGTCTGCTGCGACGTCAGATGCGAGGAACCGGCGCGATGATCGCGGTGACACTCCGTGGCGGGTTCGAGGCTGCGGCCGCCGTCACTTCAGCCGTCGCGATCTTCACGCACGCCGTGTCGCTGGGAGGGGTGGACTCCCTCATCCAGCACCCCGCCGCCCTGACGCACCGTCCGGTACCCCCACACGCGCGCCCGGATGCGGGTCTCGTGCGGCTGTCGATCGGGCTCGAGCACGTCGACGATCTCCGCGACGACCTTGCCCGCGCGCTGCGCGCGATTCCCGCCGAGCTGGTCAGCGCGTAG
- the nrdF gene encoding class 1b ribonucleoside-diphosphate reductase subunit beta translates to MAEKLQLLNRVQAINWNRIQDDKDLEVWNRLVNNFWLPEKVPLSNDIQSWNTLTSQEQTLTMRVFTGLTLLDTIQGTVGAVSLIPDAITPHEEAVYTNIAFMESVHAKSYSSIFSTLCSTPEIDDAFRWSTENENLQKKARIVMDYYRGDEPLKRKVASTLLESFLFYSGFYLPLYWSSKAKLTNTADIIRLIIRDEAVHGYYIGYKFQRGLELLDEAARQDIKDYAFSLLYELYDNEIQYTQDLYDEVGLTEDVKKFLHYNANKALMNLGYEAMFPATVTDVNPAILSALSPNADENHDFFSGSGSSYVIGKAVATEDDDWDF, encoded by the coding sequence ATGGCTGAGAAGCTGCAACTGCTCAACCGGGTCCAGGCGATCAACTGGAACCGCATCCAGGACGACAAGGACCTCGAGGTCTGGAACCGTCTGGTGAACAACTTCTGGCTGCCCGAGAAGGTGCCGCTGTCCAATGACATCCAGTCGTGGAACACGCTGACCTCGCAGGAGCAGACGCTGACGATGCGGGTCTTCACCGGTCTGACTCTCCTGGACACCATTCAGGGGACGGTCGGCGCGGTCTCGCTGATCCCGGATGCGATCACGCCGCACGAGGAGGCGGTGTACACCAACATCGCGTTCATGGAGTCGGTGCACGCCAAGAGCTATTCGTCGATCTTCTCGACACTGTGCTCGACGCCCGAGATCGACGACGCCTTCCGCTGGTCGACGGAGAACGAGAACCTTCAGAAGAAGGCGCGGATCGTCATGGACTATTACCGCGGCGACGAGCCCCTCAAGCGCAAGGTCGCATCGACTCTGCTGGAGTCGTTCCTGTTCTACTCGGGCTTCTACCTGCCGCTGTACTGGTCGTCGAAGGCGAAGCTGACGAACACGGCCGACATCATCCGCCTCATCATCCGCGACGAGGCCGTGCACGGCTACTACATCGGCTACAAGTTCCAGCGCGGTCTGGAGCTGTTGGATGAGGCGGCGCGCCAGGACATCAAGGACTACGCGTTCTCGCTCCTGTACGAGCTGTACGACAACGAGATCCAGTACACCCAGGATCTGTACGACGAGGTCGGCCTCACCGAGGACGTGAAGAAGTTCCTTCACTACAACGCCAACAAGGCGCTGATGAACCTCGGCTACGAGGCGATGTTCCCGGCGACCGTCACCGACGTGAACCCGGCGATCCTGTCGGCGCTGTCACCGAACGCCGACGAGAACCACGACTTCTTCAGCGGGTCGGGCTCGTCGTACGTCATCGGCAAGGCCGTCGCGACCGAGGACGACGACTGGGACTTCTGA
- the nrdE gene encoding class 1b ribonucleoside-diphosphate reductase subunit alpha → MVEAALTEKDFKTEARFEGLDYHALNAMLNLYGPDGKIQFDADKRAAREYFLQHVNQNTVFFHSLKERLDYLVEKEYYEPAVLEKYPFEFIQQLNDLAYGKKFRFETFLGAFKYYTSYTLKTFDGKRYLERFEDRVVMTALGLADGDQALAVQLVEEIISGRFQPATPTFLNTGKAQRGELVSCFLLRIEDNMESIARGINSALQLSKRGGGVALLLSNIREAGAPIKQIENQSSGIIPVMKLLEDSFSYANQLGARQGAGAVYLSAHHPDILRFLDTKRENADEKIRIKTLSLGVVIPDITFELAKNDEDMYLFSPYDVERVYGVPFGDISVTEKYREMVDDARIKKTKINAREFFQTLAEIQFESGYPYIMFEDTVNKANPIKGRINMSNLCSEILQVNTPTTYNEDLSYAQIGKDISCNLGSMNIALAMDGGDLGQTVETAIRALTAVSDQSHIRSVRSIEDGNDRSHAIGLGQMNLHGFLAREHIHYGSEEGLDFTNIYFYTVLFHALRASNRLAIERGTVFDGFWDSTYASGEFFDKYTDQAWVPATARVKELFAQIPVPTQDDWRELKASIQQHGIYNQNLQAVPPTGSISYINNSTSSIHPIASKIEIRKEGKLGRVYYPAPFMTNENLEYYEDAYEIGYEKVIDTYAAATQHVDQGLSLTLFFKDTATTRDINRAQIYAWKKGIKTIYYIRLRQMALEGTDMSECVSCML, encoded by the coding sequence ATGGTGGAAGCTGCACTGACCGAGAAGGACTTCAAGACCGAGGCGCGATTCGAGGGTCTGGACTATCACGCCCTGAACGCGATGCTGAACCTGTACGGACCGGACGGGAAGATCCAGTTCGACGCCGACAAGCGCGCTGCGCGGGAGTACTTCCTCCAGCATGTGAACCAGAACACGGTGTTCTTCCACTCGCTCAAGGAGCGGCTGGACTACCTCGTGGAGAAGGAGTACTACGAGCCGGCGGTGCTCGAGAAGTACCCCTTCGAGTTCATCCAGCAGCTCAATGACCTCGCCTACGGCAAGAAGTTCCGTTTCGAGACCTTCCTCGGCGCTTTCAAGTACTACACCAGCTACACGCTGAAGACCTTCGACGGCAAGCGGTACCTCGAGCGCTTCGAGGACCGTGTCGTCATGACCGCCCTCGGGCTCGCCGACGGCGACCAGGCGCTCGCCGTCCAGCTGGTCGAGGAGATCATCTCCGGGCGCTTCCAGCCGGCCACGCCGACGTTCCTCAACACCGGGAAGGCGCAGCGCGGCGAACTGGTGTCGTGCTTCCTCCTCCGGATCGAGGACAACATGGAGTCGATCGCCCGCGGCATCAACTCCGCTTTGCAGCTGTCCAAGCGCGGTGGCGGCGTGGCGCTGCTGCTGTCGAACATCCGCGAGGCGGGCGCTCCGATCAAGCAGATCGAGAACCAGTCCTCGGGCATCATCCCGGTGATGAAGCTCCTCGAAGACAGCTTCAGCTACGCCAACCAGCTGGGCGCCCGTCAGGGCGCGGGTGCGGTCTACCTGTCGGCTCACCACCCCGACATCCTGCGGTTCCTCGACACCAAGCGCGAGAACGCCGACGAGAAGATCCGCATCAAGACGCTGTCGCTGGGTGTGGTCATCCCCGACATCACGTTCGAGCTGGCGAAGAACGACGAGGACATGTACCTCTTCTCGCCGTACGACGTCGAGCGCGTCTACGGGGTGCCCTTCGGTGACATCTCGGTCACCGAGAAGTACCGCGAGATGGTCGACGACGCCCGCATCAAGAAGACGAAGATCAATGCGCGCGAGTTCTTCCAGACCCTCGCCGAGATCCAGTTCGAGTCGGGTTACCCGTACATCATGTTCGAGGACACGGTGAACAAGGCCAACCCGATCAAGGGTCGGATCAACATGTCCAACCTGTGCTCGGAGATCCTGCAGGTCAACACCCCGACCACGTACAACGAGGACCTCTCGTACGCCCAGATCGGCAAGGACATCTCCTGCAACCTGGGCTCGATGAACATCGCGCTGGCGATGGACGGCGGCGACCTCGGCCAGACGGTCGAGACCGCCATCCGCGCCCTGACCGCGGTGAGCGACCAGAGCCACATCCGCTCCGTGCGCTCGATCGAGGACGGCAACGACCGCTCCCACGCGATCGGACTCGGACAGATGAACCTGCACGGCTTCCTCGCCCGTGAGCACATCCACTACGGCTCGGAAGAGGGCCTGGACTTCACGAACATCTACTTCTACACGGTGCTCTTCCACGCTCTGCGCGCGTCGAACCGCCTCGCCATCGAGCGCGGCACCGTCTTCGACGGGTTCTGGGACTCCACCTACGCGTCGGGGGAGTTCTTCGACAAGTACACCGATCAGGCGTGGGTGCCCGCCACGGCGCGGGTCAAGGAGCTGTTCGCCCAGATCCCCGTCCCCACCCAGGACGACTGGCGCGAGCTGAAGGCGAGCATCCAGCAGCACGGCATCTACAACCAGAACCTGCAGGCGGTTCCGCCGACGGGGTCGATCTCGTACATCAACAACTCGACCTCGTCGATCCACCCGATCGCGTCGAAGATCGAGATCCGCAAGGAAGGCAAGCTCGGCCGCGTCTACTACCCGGCTCCGTTCATGACGAACGAGAACCTGGAGTACTACGAAGACGCCTACGAGATCGGCTACGAGAAGGTCATCGACACGTACGCCGCCGCAACGCAGCACGTGGACCAGGGGCTGTCGCTCACGCTGTTCTTCAAGGACACCGCGACCACGCGCGACATCAACCGGGCGCAGATCTACGCCTGGAAGAAGGGCATCAAGACCATCTACTACATCCGCCTGCGGCAGATGGCGCTCGAGGGAACCGACATGTCCGAGTGCGTCAGCTGCATGCTGTGA
- the nrdI gene encoding class Ib ribonucleoside-diphosphate reductase assembly flavoprotein NrdI, which produces MSALATSAPLLVYFSSVSGNTARFIEKLDLPAVRIPITASEPTPVVDEPFVLVTPTYGGGQGRGEEKGAVPKQVIRFLNDERNRRLLRGVISAGNSNFGESFCLAGEIISRKCRVPHLYRLEVFGTPEDVTRVSDGLERWWKLH; this is translated from the coding sequence GTGAGCGCACTGGCGACATCCGCCCCGCTCCTGGTCTATTTCTCCAGCGTGTCGGGCAACACCGCACGCTTCATCGAGAAGCTCGACCTCCCCGCCGTCCGCATCCCGATCACCGCCTCCGAACCGACCCCGGTCGTGGACGAGCCCTTCGTTCTCGTGACCCCCACCTACGGGGGAGGTCAGGGACGCGGTGAGGAGAAGGGTGCCGTCCCCAAGCAGGTCATCCGTTTCCTCAACGACGAGCGGAACAGACGACTCCTGCGCGGAGTGATCTCCGCAGGCAACAGCAACTTCGGCGAGTCGTTCTGCCTCGCCGGCGAGATCATCAGCCGCAAGTGCCGGGTGCCGCACTTGTACCGGCTCGAAGTATTCGGCACGCCTGAAGACGTGACACGCGTCAGCGATGGATTGGAACGATGGTGGAAGCTGCACTGA